In the genome of Podospora pseudocomata strain CBS 415.72m chromosome 2 map unlocalized CBS415.72m_2.2, whole genome shotgun sequence, one region contains:
- the cbc1 gene encoding Nuclear cap-binding protein subunit 1 (COG:A; BUSCO:EOG09260PI1; EggNog:ENOG503NXEG), translating into MADYDRRGGGGGGRGGGGGGYNRKRRYRDDNEDDNHYRGNNSRRRYDAPPHVRLRKQLIAIAENPMIERHDEISQIANLFTDNWDDDVLLRGNFTDLVLQLCVEQPLKTPFLAGVLMVVNTNKPEAMDLLLEKVARLIEDKLREGGWRDVKLYLKLVGCLQSVLEGEGVFGLLGELFERAVGLQTASSEDTIGTEIVKIILLTLPYVMAAGSPEQVQQEWQQKAADLLENTAIIASEPHPLQAVIEPYHPEAGEENPAQSQSLISLLQAQLQAEAAQGWALSCLPRPWQFPVGEVETMAKLASAKKHVLPNIVIPKTVVRGLRPLFPEVYISVYGQQEVESVPPPTSLASSLIRDALLDTINVLHFNRNATARQLIEVDCYFAPRTFALRGTPFDRLRDIEKPKSTWKPEDVAVDAVFTQLFLLPNPEHKLVYYHSVLTEACKLAPAAIAPSLGRAIRYLYRNAPRMDLELAYRFMDWFSHHLSNFGFTWKWTEWVDDVELSGLHPRKAFIVGSIDKEIRLSFAQRIKNTLPEPYQKLIGPEKEKDVPDFKFANDDTPFAAEGREIAALLKRKAPDEEIDAVIQRIQSQAIDRDLDALVASTDVFVTCVLYVGSKSLSHVLAAIERTKDRLADAGAASDASRTQIIEAVMAYWSVHPGVALSIVEKLLNYSILTPLTVINWALNVQAGKTRGEALAWAHMYELVFNTVIKVTGRVRQLVVKASQPDEMVDDETRDNEVRNMRELFRAIEDSLGAWAGGTKDEMLESNARGEEDGLVRRWGTRWLRVFKRRQAIEEAFLVEAVRERERREEVRKEWEVVERQRREERERKEAEEKERNGANGAEEEKKKENGVEGEVDIME; encoded by the exons ATGGCCGACTACgacaggagaggaggagggggaggaggcagaggtggtggtggcggtgggtaTAACCGGAAACGTCGTTATAGAG ATGACAATGAAGACGACAACCACTACCGCGGTAACAACTCCCGCCGCCGCTACGACGCCCCCCCCCACGTCCGCCTCCGCAAGCAGCTCATCGCCATTGCCGAGAACCCCATGATCGAGCGCCACGATGAGATTTCCCAGATTGCGAACCTGTTCACCGACAACTGGGACGATGACGTCTTGCTCAGAGGCAACTTCACCGACTTGGTCCTCCAGTTGTGCGTGGAGCAGCCTCTcaaaaccccctttttgGCGGGcgtgttgatggtggtcaacaccaacaaacccgAGGCGATGGATCTTTTACTCGAAAAAGTGGCGAGGTTGATCGAGGACAAGCttcgggagggggggtggagggatgTGAAGCTGTACCTGAAGCTGGTGGGGTGTCTGCAGAGCGTgttggaaggggaaggggtttttGGTCTGTTGGGGGAGCTTTTTGAACGGGCGGTTGGGTTGCAGACGGCGAGCAGTGAGGATACGATCGGCACAGAGATTGTCAAGATCATTCTCTTGACGCTTCCGTATgtgatggctgctgggtCGCCGGAGCAGGTGCAGCAGGAGTGGCAGCAGAAAGCGGCGGATTTGCTGGAGAATACGGCCATCATTGCGAGCGAGCCGCATCCGCTGCAGGCCGTGATTGAGCCTTATCATCccgaggctggggaggaaaACCCGGCGCAGTCGCAGAGTTTGATTTCGCTTTTGCAGGCGCAGCTGCAGGCTGAGGCGGCTCAGGGTTGGGCGTTGAGCTGCTTGCCGAGACCGTGGCAGTTCCCTGTCGGCGAGGTTGAGACGATGGCCAAGCTGGCCAGTGCGAAGAAGCACGTTTTGCCGAATATCGTTATTCCCAAGACGGTGGTCAGGGGGCTGAGGCCGTTGTTCCCAGAGGTGTATATCTCTGTTTATGGGCAGCAAGAAGTCGAGTCGGTGCCCCCTCCTACCAGCCTGGCGTCGTCGCTCATCAGAGATGCACTGCTTGATACTATCAATGTTTTGCACTTTAACCGCAACGCCACAGCAAGACAGCTTATTGAGGTGGATTGCTACTTTGCGCCGAGGACTTTTGCTCTGAGAGGCACGCCGTTCGATAGGCTTCGGGATATCGAGAAGCCAAAGTCTACCTGGAAGCCCGAAGATGTGGCTGTTGATGCCGTGTTTACCCAGCTTTTTCTCTTGCCTAACCCAGAGCACAAGTTGGTTTACTACCACTCTGTGCTTACGGAGGCTTGCAAGCTGGCGCCTGCTGCTATAGCGCCCAGCTTGGGCCGTGCCATTCGTTACCTTTACAGAAACGCGCCGCGGATGGATCTGGAGCTGGCGTACCGGTTCATGGACTGGTTCTCGCATCATTTGTCCAACTTTGGTTTCACGTGGAAGTGGACCGAGTGGGTGGACGATGTTGAGCTGAGCGGCTTGCACCCGCGCAAGGCGTTTATTGTTGGCTCGATCGACAAGGAGATTCGGTTGAGTTTTGCGCAGAGGATCAAGAATACGCTTCCGGAGCCGTATCAGAAGTTGATTGGgcccgagaaggagaaggatgtgCCCGATTTCAAGTTTGCCAACGATG ACACCCCCTTTGCCGCCGAAGGCCGTGAAATCGCCGCGCTCCTCAAACGCAAGGCCCCCGACGAGGAAATCGACGCCGTTATCCAGCGGATTCAGTCTCAGGCCATTGACCGCGACCTCGACGCCTTGGTGGCCAGCACGGACGTCTTTGTCACTTGCGTGCTCTACGTAGGCAGCAAGTCGCTCTCCCACGTCCTGGCAGCGATAGAGCGCACCAAGGACCGGTTGGCGGACGCTGGCGCGGCGAGCGACGCGTCGAGGACGCAGATCATtgaggcggtgatggcgtATTGGAGCGTGCACCCCGGTGTTGCGCTGAGCATCGTGGAGAAGCTCCTGAACTACTCCATCCTGACCCCGCTGACGGTGATCAACTGGGCTCTGAACGTCCAGGCTGGCAAGACGCGCGGTGAGGCGCTCGCGTGGGCTCACATGTACGAATTGGTCTTCAACACTGTCATCAAGGTTACCGGCCGGGTGAGGCAGCTGGTTGTCAAGGCCAGCCAGCCGGATGAGATGGTGGATGACGAGACGAGGGATAACGAGGTGAGGAACATGAGGGAGCTGTTTAGGGCTATTGAGGACAGCTTGGGGGCTTGGGCTGGCGGGACGAAGGATGAGATGCTTGAGAGTAATGCTCGtggggaagaggacgggTTGGTCAGGAGGTGGGGGACGAggtggctgagggtgttTAAGCGGAGGCAGGCGATTGAGGAGGCGTTTTTGGTCGAGGCGGTgagggagcgggagaggagggaggaggtgaggaaggagtgggaggttgttgagcggcagaggagggaggagagggagaggaaggaggcggaggagaaggagaggaatgGGGCGAatggggccgaggaggagaagaagaaggagaatggggtggagggtgaggttgatatTATGGAGTAG
- the gsk3 gene encoding glycogen synthase kinase 3 (EggNog:ENOG503NU1R; COG:G; BUSCO:EOG09262KXK): MASNRPAAFNNLRMGEVIREKVQDGITGETRDLTYTQCKIVGNGSFGVVFQTKLSPSNEDAAIKRVLQDKRFKNRELQIMRIVRHPNIVQLKAFYYSNGERKDEVYLNLVQEFVPETVYRASRFFNKMKTTMPILEVKLYIYQLFRALAYIHSQGICHRDIKPQNLLLDPSTGILKLCDFGSAKILVENEPNVSYICSRYYRAPELIFGATNYTTKIDVWSTGCVMAELMLGQPLFPGESGIDQLVEIIKVLGTPTREQIRTMNPNYMEHKFPQIKPHPFNKVFRKADQPAIDLISKLLEYTPTERLSAIDAMVQPFFDDLRDPNTRFPDSRHQTGQLKDLPPLFDFTRHELSIAPHLNHKLVPPHMRSILAAQGLDIDNFVPMNKSEMMAKLD; the protein is encoded by the exons ATGGCGTCGAATCGTCCGGCAGCGTTCAACAATCTGCGGATGGGAGAAGTGATCCGCGAGAAAGTGCAGGATGGCATCACGGGCGAGACGAGAGACTTGACTTACACCCAGTGCAAGATTGTCGGCAATGGTTCCTTTGGCGTCGTCTTTCAAACTAAGTTGTCTCCCTCGAACGAAGATGCAGCCATCAAGCGTGTCTTGCAAGACAAAAGATTCAAG AACCGTGAGCTGCAAATCATGCGGATCGTGAGACACCCCAACATCGTGCAGCTCAAGGCCTTTTACTACTCTAATGGCGAGCGC AAGGATGAGGTTTACCTCAACTTGGTCCAGGAGTTCGTGCCAGAAACCGTGTACCGCGCCTCCCGTTTCTTCAACAAAATGAAGACTACTATGCCCATCCTTGAGGTGAAGCTGTACATCTACCAGCTTTTCCGGGCTCTTGCATACATTCACTCTCAAGGCATCTGCCATCGCGACATCAAGCCCCAAaaccttctcctcgaccCTAGCACCGGCATCTTGAAGCTCTGTGATTTCGGCAGTGCCAAGATTCTGGTGGAAAACGAACCAAACGTGTCTTACATTTGCTCCAGATACTACCGCGCACCTGAATTGATCTTTGGTGCTACCAACTATACAACCAAGATTG ACGTTTGGTCAACAGGCTGCGTCATGGCAGAACTGATGCTTGGTCAGCCTCTTTTCCCCGGTGAATCGGGTATCGATCAGCTCGTCGAAATTATCAAGGTGCTGGGGACACCCACCCGCGAGCAAATTCGAACTATGAACCCGAACTACATGGAGCACAAGTTTCCTCAGATCAAGCCCCATCCTTTCAACAAGGTGTTCCGCAAGGCCGACCAACCCGCCATCGACCTGATTAGCAAATTGCTGGAGTACACACCCACCGAGCGTCTGTCGGCCATCGACGCGATGGTGCAGCCCTTCTTTGATGACCTCAGGGATCCCAACACCCGCTTTCCCGATTCGAGGCACCAGACGGGCCAGCTCAAGGACCTTCCTCCGCTCTTTGACTTCACCCGCCATG AGCTGTCGATCGCccctcacctcaaccacaagcTTGTGCCGCCTCACATGAGGTCCATCCTTGCGGCCCAAGGGCTCGACATCGACAACTTCGTTCCCATGAACAAATCGGAAATGATGGCCAAACTGGACTGA
- the VPS68 gene encoding Vacuolar protein sorting-associated protein 68 (BUSCO:EOG092654VM; COG:S; EggNog:ENOG503P1SK) — MSSEERLFRFSKPAWLSSVQARNAGVYLAGGLFSLAFYILLDSAVWSASPRNASPLHVNFVDWLPFVFSSLGMLIINSVEKSRLASDSFSYSGSGVAWKARVVLFLGFAALAGGMAGGVTVFVLKFVVPGVGMPALGMGVENVVANALVGVSTVVLWVSQNMEDEYAYNLAL, encoded by the exons ATGTCCTCCGAAGAGCGCCTCTTCCGCTTTAGCAAGCCAGCATGGCTCTCCAGCGTGCAAGCCCGTAACGCAGGCGTGTACCTGGCCGGCGGTCTC TTCTCCCTAGCATTctacatcctcctcgactcgGCCGTCTGGTCGGCCTCGCCCCGCAacgcctcccccctccacgTCAACTTTGTCGACTGGCTGCCGTTcgtcttttcctccctggGGATGCTGATCATCAACTCGGTCGAGAAATCCCGGCTGGCGTCGGATAGTTTCTCTTATTCCGGGTCGGGGGTGGCGTggaaggcgagggtggtgctgtttcTGGGTTTCGCGGCGCTGGCGGGCGGGATGGCGGGCGGGGTTACGGTTTTTGTGCTCAAGTTTGTCGTGCCGGGGGTGGGAATGCCGGcattggggatgggggttgagaATGTGGTTGCCAATGCGCTGGTGGGGGTTAGCACGGTTGTTTTGTGGGTGAGTCAGAATATGGAGGATGAGTATGCTTATAATTTGGCGCTTTga
- the SMI1 gene encoding Cell wall assembly regulator (COG:K; EggNog:ENOG503NV8B): protein MASFGSFFRSMWHDITSYDRHSSFDSPQRTGRHVPLHGRNGLTSIATASDSRNDISSPYHDESTRPSTHFDAAYAPNTPGLPMSPSGRPYSPGMRSINTRASVPPDAFDMQSPTGSIPMQSFQDGQPPAPPIHNSWNRIDAWAEEHYMELWDQLCEGATNNDLNDLEHQLDCSLPQDVRESLMIHDGQERGGNPTGIIFGSMLLDCEEIVQEWENWVKVNQEFLLEATFPRPAVPSKILGGSSHASTSAASSSSAPVSPQNGNWRQELLARQDSVPAGAIQKVYAHPAWIPLVRDWGGNNLAVDLAPGPKGTWGQVILFGRDYDTKYVVAKSWAHLVATVADDLGSGRWFIDDDSGELKLREFKSARVEPGYFDILRWRCDQKYGRTANKRRSMAPPRGATSAPTSPYASAADSNAEPRGRSLQRLSQISPMPSPIRPGVGKASPLARVAEEVPLTSATNSIKVPEKLVEVDTPRHSGEENKESAPRLAALAANGEVSPPPEVTITEPSQTNGTSSAPGSKRSSKQATVVEVEETTLKTIEI, encoded by the exons ATGGCTTC ATTCGGCAGTTTCTTCCGCTCTATGTGGCACGATATCACCAGCTATGACCGAC ATTCCTCATTTGACTCTCCGCAAAGGACAGGGCGCCATGTTCCTCTCCATGGCCGTAATGGCCTCACTTCGATAGCGACCGCCTCCGATTCTCGCAACGACATTTCCTCCCCTTACCACGACGAATCCACCCGTCCTTCGACGCACTTTGATGCCGCCTATGCCCCCAACACTCCCGGTCTTCCGATGAGCCCCAGTGGGAGGCCATATTCGCCTGGCATGAGATCCATCAACACGCGGGCATCCGTCCCACCCGATGCTTTCGACATGCAGAGCCCCACCGGGTCGATTCCGATGCAGTCTTTCCAGGATGGCCAGCCGCCCGCGCCACCGATCCACAACTCGTGGAATCGGATCGACGCCTGGGCCGAGGAGCACTACATGGAACTTTGGGATCAGCTCTGCGAAGGCGCCACTAACAACGATTTGAACGATCTTGAGCACCAGCTCGACTGCTCCCTTCCTCAGGACGTCCGCGAGTCCCTGATGATCCACGATGGCCAAGAAAGAGGCGGCAACCCCACGGGCATCATTTTTGGGTCCATGCTTTTGGACTGCGAAGAGATTGTTCAGGAGTGGGAGAACTGGGTAAAGGTCAACCAAGAATTCCTGCTCGAGGCGACATTCCCCAGGCCCGCTGTGCCTTCCAAGATTCTGGGAGGGAGCAGCCACGCTTCGACTTCGGCGGCCTCGTCCAGCTCGGCCCCCGTTTCGCCCCAGAATGGCAACTGGAGACAAGAACTGCTCGCTCGTCAGGACAGTGTCCCCGCCGGTGCCATCCAGAAGGTGTATGCGCACCCCGCGTGGATCCCTCTTGTTCGCGATTGGGGTGGAAACAACTTGGCTGTTGACTTGGCGCCTGGACCCAAGGGTACCTGGGGCCAGGTTATTCTGTTTGGTCGCGACTACGACACCAAGTACGTAGTCGCGAAGTCGTGGGCTCATTTAGTGGCTACTGTTGCGGACGATCTTGGCAGCGGCAGATGGTTCATCGATGATGATTCGGGCGAGCTTAAGCTGCGCGAGTTTAAGAGTGCCCGCGTTGAGCCCGGTTATTTCGACAttttgaggtggaggtgtgACCAGAAGTATGGTCGTACCGCCAACAAGCGCAGGTCGATGGCTCCTCCAAGGGGTGCAACCAGTGCGCCCACTTCGCCCTATGCCAGTGCGGCTGATTCCAACGCTGAGCCTCGTGGTCGGTCGCTCCAGAGGTTGAGCCAGATTTCTCCCATGCCCAGCCCAATTCGGCCAGGTGTTGGAAAGGCGAGCCCATTGGCGAGagtggccgaggaggttcCCTTGACATCGGCGACGAACAGTATCAAGGTGCCGGAGAAGTTGGTTGAGGTCGACACCCCAAGACACAGCGGAGAGGAGAACAAAGAAAGTGCCCCGAGGTTAGCTGCCCTTGCTGCAAATGGCGAGGTCAGCCCTCCTCCCGAGGTCACCATCACTGAGCCTTCTCAGACAAATGGCACGTCATCAGCGCCTGGCAGCAAACGAAGCAGTAAGCAGGCCACCGTTGTTGAGGTGGAAGAGACGACACTGAAGACCATTGAGATCTAG
- the RAI1 gene encoding decapping endonuclease targeting mRNA (EggNog:ENOG503NUVB; COG:K) produces MAQNSNVARFPIDVIRLTAATTQAPVKRPREFTCFSYDKNHNLRLDDSSIKWYYPPQPPALPANLSAGFDKFDKYDSQDEHLDSLLTAIAHHEQQTNQPIDAKFVTWRGMMTKFLIAPYPYDDDDGFEMNATLFQDCIFIEENWVFAAEKKAKQNSGWKGPISQEEMTFWGYKFETLATIPRPWAETSREVIENRGDEVVSNKEQYCSVVRSEIGGKVLCFGGEVDAIWDMKPKEPGAKINWVELKTSKVIQSPRDKFQFNKKLMKFWAQSFLLGVPKIVVGWRDKKGMLVSCEEYETKEIDERVRRERDGGQWPWMPWVCVNFASEVLDWIQQVIKADPQQSGVWRIRFDAKSKVVELFKVEETGHGRILTDEFVNWRTRLASSNQPQDG; encoded by the exons ATGGCACAAAACAGCAATGTAGCTCGATTCCCCATCGATGTCATCCGCCTCACAGCAGCCACCACACAAGCACCCGTTAAGAGACCCAGA GAATTCACCTGCTTCTCCTACGACAAGAACCACAACCTCCGCCTCGACGACTCCTCTATCAAATGGTACtacccacctcaaccccccgccctccccgccaacctctccgccgGCTTCGACAAGTTCGACAAGTACGACAGCCAAGACGAGCACCTCGACAGCCTCCTCACAGCCATCGCCCACCACGAGCAGCAAACCAACCAGCCCATCGACGCCAAGTTCGTCACGTGGCGAGGCATGATGACCAAATTCCTGATCGCCCCCTATCCgtatgacgacgacgacggcttCGAAATGAACGCCACGCTCTTCCAAGACTGCATCTTCATCGAAGAGAACTGGGTTTTTGCTGCCGAAAAGAAAGCCAAGCAGAATTCAGGGTGGAAAGGTCCAATATCACAGGAAGAAATGACGTTCTGGGGTTACAAGTTTGAGACGCTGGCTACGATACCGCGGCCGTGGGCGGAGACGTCCAGGGAGGTGATTGAGAATAGGGGCGACGAGGTGGTGAGCAACAAGGAACAGTATTGCTCTGTTGTGAGGTCAGAGATAGGGGGGAAGGTTCtctgttttgggggggaggtggatgctATATGGGACATGAAGCCAAAGGAGCCGGGGGCTAAGATCAACTGGGTTGAGCTGAAGACGTCCAAAGTCATCCAGAGCCCGAGGGATAAGTTCCAATTCAACAAGAAACTGATGAAGTTTTGGGCGCAGTCGTTTTTGCTGGGGGTGCCGAagattgttgttggttggagggaTAAGAAGGGGATGTTGGTTTCGTGCGAAGAGTATGAGACGAAGGAGATTgatgagagggtgaggagggagagggatggcGGGCAGTGGCCGTGGATGCCGTGGGTTTGTGTCAATTTTGCGTCGGAGGTATTAGATT GGATCCAACAAGTAATCAAGGCCGACCCTCAACAGTCAGGAGTGTGGAGGATTCGATTCGATGCGAAGTCAAAGGTTGTCGAGTTGTTCAAGGTCGAAGAGACGGGTCATGGAAGAATTTTAACGGATGAGTTTGTGAACTGGAGGACAAGACTTGCGTCAAGTAATCAGCCTCAAGATGGGTAG
- the SEC8 gene encoding exocyst subunit (COG:U; EggNog:ENOG503NURI) — MANRYGQSYRNGGNYGGGGGGGGGGGYGNLSRQDEEYDPYGEGYGSDRFAPPPPRQAVNQSAAPNSNSDSVQSRSRQPLPPSLRNGPPPRSAQRNERAMQRSAPETNAEREMGRVLELIKQEWPAMLENDCIPVQLALQLLDTSSVGRAHEYRNFRQTHQYLQDSLKKIVHEYHQGFNSSIGTFHKIQGSIQASQKKVRSLKESLATSKTALCATDPELKKLHATSRMYDDVLQTLNELDDLRTVPDQLEARISEKRFLTAVEVLQNALRKLTKPELDGIGALSDLRSYLANQETALMEILVEELHEHLYLKSPYCQERWQNLTKHHGAMNEAFQDTSNLAPFHIIFESIDWDRSVTEDPQKNPEADTFYYITLLVESLNRLGRLETAVDMLKQRLPVELFAVVNETINDIDQKHPSSLRGGSNGSNGLHIYGQRETQMRADVIYDLLWTLYGKFEAIAEGHRVFHESIKSLIRREGAGNNIALLGSFKELWNLYQNEIRSLLHNYVTTDADVYQFRSSPRPGGGLNGHMDAREHLFKFSEADAKSAEMTAEYEALDNIIQNAVPGLTSNSGKNSKKSTLVVPRSDAAATRKSLGAGYGREQSSGTYKSLVEPSVFNMSLLLPPTLVFLQRLKSIVPPGSDLATSTLTSFLDNFLVNVFQPQLDETLGKLSDTVFGEADAFLQDSEWAHLAKRPIFKGTTAFFTVITAFCRMLGTIPHDQALSSLIITQMLRYYDRCFNWYKALVTKTQEEASTSEELRASAVMALEPSEIHDTVMSLWKAETSGATEEFEELLRKEAGLLIAKANEQKLEASDIIQDRDTISSLCLLYTSMKWLTVKVMGLRHITKNENDTSTKPSAATLPKPEKKRWTLLNDPNKATAEEGPVYLPMTQETVQSFDSILTSYEELASIALRTLHMEVRCRIVHSLSLALSPTITAPYTLDQIVTEPDQEILSLNAEMVAYDETTTRYLREREVLFIRRGLGLLINAYLIKIAPVVSHPMNLNGCGRMKLNVRVLQQNLKNIEEGVDLGRAMGYFELFEKGPDAIVERAKQDAGRQQGGGSSEEGGKKGEGYSYDELKALLELCYSEQLADRERGVAAQAKRQLGERLLGLSEYMWQQ, encoded by the exons ATGGCCAACCGTTATGGCCAGTCGTACCGCAACGGCGGCAACtatggaggtggtggtggaggaggaggaggaggaggttacGGCAATCTCAGTCGCCAGGACGAAGAGTACGACCCATACGGGGAGGGATATGGCAGCGACCGCTTcgcgccgccaccaccacgtcAGGCGGTGAACCAAAGCGCAGCTCCAAACTCAAATTCAGACTCGGTCCAGTCTCGCTCCCGACAACCACTTCCGCCCTCACTCCGCAatgggccaccaccacgatcTGCCCAGCGCAACGAACGCGCCATGCAGCGATCCGCCCCAGAGACCAACGCCGAGCgcgagatggggagggtgctcgAGCTGATCAAGCAGGAATGGCCAGCCATGCTGGAGAACGACTGCATCCCCGTACAGCTGGCGCTACAGCTGCTCGACACCAGCTCGGTCGGCCGCGCCCACGAATATCGCAACTTTCGCCAAACGCACCAGTATCTGCAAGACTCGCTCAAGAAGATTGTCCACGAGTACCACCAGGGCTTCAACAGCTCCATCGGAACCTTCCACAAGATTCAGGGCAGCATCCAGGCCTCGCAGAAAAAGGTGCGCTCTTTGAAGGAGTCTCTAGCCACATCAAAAACGGCTCTATGTGCGACAGACCCGGAACTGAAAAAGCTACACGCGACATCTCGCATGTATGACGATGTGCTACAGACATTAAACGAGCTAGATGATTTGCGGACGGTGCCGGATCAGTTGGAAGCCAGAATATCCGAGAAGCGCTTCCTCACGGCCGTCGAAGTGTTGCAAAATGCGTTGCGCAAACTAACGAAACCAGAATTGGACGGGATTGGGGCGCTGAGTGACTTGCGCAGCTATCTTGCCAACCAGGAGACGGCACTGATGGAAATCTTGGTCGAGGAACTGCACGAACATCTCTACTTGAAATCCCCCTACTGCCAGGAGCGGTGGCAGAATCTCACCAAACATCATGGAGCTATGAACGAGGCATTCCAGGATACTTCCAACCTTGCCCCATTTCATATCATTTTCGAGTCCATCGATTGGGACCGGTCTGTGACTGAGGATCCCCAAAAGAATCCCGAGGCCGATACTTTCTACTATATTACGCTCTTGGTTGAATCTTTGAACAGATTGGGCAGGTTAGAAACTGCCGTCGATATGCTGAAACAACGACTGCCTGTTGAGCTCTTTGCTGTTGTCAACGAGACGATCAACGATATCGACCAGAAGCATCCTAGCTCATTACGTGGTGGATCGAACGGCTCTAACGGGTTACATATATATGGCCAGCGGGAGACCCAGATGAGGGCAGATGTCATCTATGACCTACTCTGGACTCTCTATGGCAAATTCGAGGCGATCGCCGAAGGCCACCGTGTGTTCCACGAGTCGATCAAGTCCCTCATCCGACGTGAGGGAGCCGGCAACAATATTGCTCTTCTGGGAAGTTTCAAGGAACTGTGGAATCTCTACCAGAACGAAATCCGCTCGCTGTTACACAACTATGTCACTACCGACGCTGATGTGTACCAGTTCCGCTCGTCACCGAGACCAGGCGGTGGTTTGAATGGCCATATGGACGCCAGGGAACACCTCTTCAAGTTCTCGGAAGCGGACGCCAAGTCGGCGGAGATGACGGCCGAGTATGAAGCACTGGATAATATTATTCAGAATGCTGTCCCTGGTTTGACTTCCAATTCTGGAAAAAACAGCAAGAAGTCCACATTGGTGGTGCCACGGTCGGATGCTGCAGCGACAAGGAAGAGCTTGGGGGCTGGGTATGGCAGAGAGCAGAGCAGTGGGACATACAAGTCGCTTGTTGAGCCGAGTGTCTTCAACATGAGCCTACTGTTGCCACCGACGCTTGTCTTTTTGCAGCGTCTGAAAAGCATCGTGCCCCCTGGATCTGACCTGGCGACGAGCACGTTGACGTCTTTTCTAGACAACTTCCTTGTCAATGTATTCCAGCCTCAACTTGATGAGACTCTTGGCAAGCTCAGTGATACCGTCTTTGGGGAGGCGGATGCTTTCTTGCAAGACTCGGAATGGGCCCATCTCGCCAAGAGACCTATTTTCAAGGGGACAACCGCCTTCTTTACGGTCATCACAGCCTTCTGCCGCATGCTGGGGACAATCCCACATGATCAGGCTCTCAGCTCACTGATCATCACTCAGATGTTGAGATACTACGACCGCTGCTTCAACTGGTACAAAGCTCTCGtcaccaaaacccaagaagaagcatcCACTTCCGAAGAACTCCGTGCCTCGGCAGTCATGGCACTGGAACCTAGTGAGATCCACGACACGGTGATGAGCCTCTGGAAGGCAGAGACGTCGGGAGCAACAGAAGAGTTCGAGGAGCTTCTCCGGAAAGAAGCTGGCTTGTTGATTGCTAAAGCGAACGAACAAAAGCTGGAGGCAAGCGATATCATCCAGGACAGGGATACGATCTCGTCGCTGTGCCTGCTGTACACGAGCATGAAGTGGCTCACGGTTAAGGTTATGGGCCTGCGGCACATCACGAAGAACGAGAACGACACTTCGACCAAGCCGTCGGCGGCGACGCTGCCGAagccggagaagaagaggtggacGTTGCTGAATGACCCTAATAAGgccacggcggaggaggggccggTGTACCTGCCTATGACGCAGGAGACGGTGCA ATCCTTCGACAGCATCCTAACTTCCTACGAGGAACTCGCCTCCATAGCCCTCCGCACCCTTCACATGGAGGTCCGCTGTCGGATCgtccactccctctccctcgccctttCCCCTACCATCACAGCACCCTACACCCTCGACCAAATCGTCACGGAACCCGACCAAGAAATCTTGTCCCTCAACGCGGAGATGGTCGCCTACGatgaaaccaccacccggtATCTCCGCGAACGAGAAGTCCTCTTCATCCGCCGTGGACTAGGTCTGTTGATAAACGCCTATCTCATTAAGATCGCGCCCGTGGTGTCCCACCCGATGAACCTCAACGGCTGCGGGAGGATGAAACTGAACGTGAGGGTGTTGCAGCAGAACCTGAAGAACATTGAGGAAGGTGTGGACTTGGGGAGGGCGATGGGGTATTTTGAGTTGTTTGAGAAGGGGCCGGATGCGATTGTTGAGCGGGCGAAGCAGGATGCTGGGCGGCagcaggggggggggagtagcgaggagggggggaagaagggggaggggtataGCTATGATGAGCTGAAGGCGCTGCTGGAGCTGTGCTATAGTGAGCAGCTGGCTGAtcgggagaggggggtggcggcGCAGGCGAAGAGGCagttgggggagaggttgttggggttgagtgAGTATATGTGGCAGCAATAG